TCGGCCCCGGCTCGTTCACCGGCCTGCGCGTGGGCCTGTCCTTCGCCAAGGGCCTGGCCACGGCCCTGTCGATCCCCTGCGTGGGAATCAACACGCTGGAAGCCCTGGCCGCTTCGGCCGACGCGACAGGCCTGGTGGCCGGCGTTCTGGATGCGAAGATGGGCCAGGTCTATCTGCAGGTCTTCGACGGCGGAAAGGCGCTGATGGCGCCCGACGCCCTGGAGGTCGGGGTCGCCGCCGCGCGCCTGGCCGAGCTCTATTCGGGCGGTCCGGCCACCCTGGTCGGCTCGGGCGCGCCGCTGGTCGCCGACGTCCTGCCCGAGGCGAGGGTGCTGACCCCGGCCTATGCCGACCCCGTCGCCATCGCCCGCCTGGCCGCCGCCCGACCCGCGCCCGCCCATTCGCCCCGGCCGCTCTATCTGCGCGCGCCCTACGCCGTGGCGCCGACCGCATGATCCTGCGTCCCGTCGGGCTGGAAGCCTGTTTCACCCTCGCCGACCTGCACGACCGCGCCTTCGACCGGCCCTGGTCGGCGGAAGAGTTCGAGGCTCTGCTCAAGGGGCCCGGGGCCTTCGCCGTGCTGGGCGAGGCCGGAGAGCCGGAAGAGCCCAAGGGTTTCATCCTGTGCCGCGCGATCGCCGGCGAGG
The window above is part of the Caulobacter soli genome. Proteins encoded here:
- the tsaB gene encoding tRNA (adenosine(37)-N6)-threonylcarbamoyltransferase complex dimerization subunit type 1 TsaB encodes the protein MILALDTCLGACSVAVLDGASVRAARSEPMTRGHQERIAVLAREVAAEAGIEFADLTRIAVTVGPGSFTGLRVGLSFAKGLATALSIPCVGINTLEALAASADATGLVAGVLDAKMGQVYLQVFDGGKALMAPDALEVGVAAARLAELYSGGPATLVGSGAPLVADVLPEARVLTPAYADPVAIARLAAARPAPAHSPRPLYLRAPYAVAPTA